Proteins found in one Mangifera indica cultivar Alphonso chromosome 15, CATAS_Mindica_2.1, whole genome shotgun sequence genomic segment:
- the LOC123197476 gene encoding ADP-ribosylation factor-like protein 8c: MGFFDSLLSWLRSLFFKQEMELSLVGLQNAGKTSLVNSIATGGYSEDMIPTVGFNMRKVTKGNVTIKLWDLGGQRRFRTMWERYCRGVSAILYVVDAADRDSVPISRSELFDLLMKPSLSGIPLLVLGNKIDKSEALSKQALVDQLGLASITDREVCCYMISCKDSVNIDVVIDWLIKHSKAAK; encoded by the exons ATGGGGTTCTTCGATTCTCTTCTCAGTTGGCTCCGAAG CTTATTCTTTAAGCAGGAGATGGAACTTTCCCTTGTTGGCCTTCAAAATGCAGGAAAGACGTCTCTAGTTAATTCAATTGCT ACAGGAGGCTATAGTGAGGACATGATTCCAACT GTTGGATTTAATATGCGAAAAGTTACGAAGGGTAATGTCACAATAAAGCTATGGGATCTTGGAGGACAACGAAGGTTCCGTACAATGTGGGAGCGTTATTGTCGTGGGGTCTCTGCAATTCT ATATGTGGTTGATGCTGCAGACAGAGATAGCGTTCCCATATCTCGTAGTGAGTTGTTTGACCTATTGATGAAACCTTCATTAAGTGGAATCCCTTTACTTGTTCTTGGCAACAAAATTGACAAATCAGAAGCCCTTTCCAAGCAAGCTTTAGTTGATCAGCT AGGCCTTGCATCAATAACGGATAGAGAGGTGTGTTGCTACATGATCTCATGCAAAGATTCGGTAAACATAGATGTTGTGATTGATTGGCTTATCAAGCATTCAAAAGCTGCCAAATGA
- the LOC123197556 gene encoding probable inactive receptor kinase RLK902, with amino-acid sequence MKPHGQCLFLVFAFFSVSFLSIVDSDLASDRAALVALRSAVGGRLLLWNLTDSPCKWVGVFCTQDRVTELRLPGMGLSGQVPIAIGNLSQLQTLSLRYNALRGSVPVDIAQLSNLRNLYLQENKFSGEIPEFLFTLQNLIRLNLADNNFTGTISTKFNNLKRLGTLYLENNNLTGFLPELDLPSLQQFNVSNNNLNGPIPKRLAKMDISAFQGNALCGKPLVSCNGTHSGNGLSGGAIAGIVIGSVIGFLIILALLICLCRIKKSDNKTTSSKDVAPASETVKQNETEIFREKASVSSQNVSTDLPSAVKAEAKSSGDKNLVFFGKGAKVFDLEDLLRASAEVLGKGTFATTYKATLQMGLVVAVKRLKDVTMTEKEFLEKMEVVGAMDHENLVPLRAHYFSRDEKLLAYDYMPMGSLSALLHGSRGGGRIPLNWETRSNIALGAARAISYIHTHGPAISHGNIKSSNILLSKSYEARVSDFGLAHLTSPSSTPNRIDGYRAPEVTDARKVSQKADVYSFGVLLLELLTGKAPTQALLNEEGVDLPRWVQSIVKEEWTSEVFDLELLRYQNVEEDMVQLLQLAINCTVQYPDKRPSMAELTSQIEEICHSSLHPGPDTNHGLIHDLEDRSSQ; translated from the exons ATGAAGCCTCATGGACAATGCCTGTTTCTAGTGTTTGCCTTTTTCTCTGTATCTTTCTTGTCAATTGTTGACTCAGATCTCGCCTCTGACAGGGCGGCTTTAGTGGCTTTACGTTCAGCCGTCGGTGGCCGCCTGCTTCTCTGGAACCTTACTGACTCTCCTTGCAAATGGGTTGGAGTGTTTTGTACTCAAGACCGAGTCACTGAGTTACGTCTCCCTGGTATGGGTTTATCCGGGCAGGTCCCTATCGCCATTGGAAACCTCTCTCAGCTTCAAACTTTGTCTCTCCGTTACAACGCCTTGCGCGGGTCGGTCCCGGTTGATATTGCTCAGCTTTCGAATCTTCGTAACTTGTACCTGCAAGAGAACAAGTTTTCTGGTGAAATTCCGGAGTTTTTGTTCACTTTGCAGAACTTGATTCGGTTAAACTTAGCGGATAATAACTTCACCGGTACGATCTCTACTAAATTTAATAACTTGAAGAGATTAGGGACTCTTTATTTGGAGAACAATAACTTAACTGGGTTTCTCCCGGAACTGGATTTGCCTTCTCTTCAACAATTTAATGTTTCTAATAACAACTTGAATGGGCCGATCCCAAAACGGTTAGCTAAAATGGATATAAGTGCGTTTCAGGGAAATGCACTTTGTGGGAAACCGTTAGTATCTTGTAATGGTACTCATAGTGGTAATGGATTGTCTGGTGGAGCGATTGCTGGGATTGTTATTGGATCGGTGATTGGATTTTTGATCATTTTAgcattattgatatgtttgtgTAGAATAAAGAAGAGTGATAATAAGACAACGAGTTCTAAAGATGTAGCTCCAGCAAGTGAAACTGTGAAGCAAAATGAGACTGAAATCTTCCGGGAAAAGGCATCAGTGAGTAGTCAGAATGTCAGTACTGATTTGCCTAGTGCGGTGAAGGCGGAGGCGAAGAGTAGTGGGGATAAGAATTTGGTGTTCTTTGGGAAGGGGGCAAAGGTGTTTGATTTGGAGGATTTGTTGAGGGCATCAGCTGAGGTCTTGGGGAAAGGCACATTTGCAACGACTTATAAGGCCACTCTGCAAATGGGGCTGGTGGTTGCTGTGAAGAGATTGAAGGATGTGACAATGACGGAGAAGGAATTTCTGGAGAAGATGGAGGTGGTGGGGGCAATGGATCATGAGAATTTGGTCCCATTGAGGGCCCATTATTTTAGCAGGGATGAAAAGCTTCTTGCGTATGATTACATGCCTATGGGAAGCTTATCTGCACTTTTACATG GAAGCAGAGGTGGTGGTAGGATTCCATTGAATTGGGAAACCAGGTCCAACATTGCCCTTGGAGCTGCCCGAGCTATTTCATACATCCATACTCATGGACCAGCGATCTCCCATGGAAATATCAAGTCATCAAATATCCTCTTATCTAAATCCTACGAAGCCCGAGTGTCTGACTTTGGCCTTGCTCATCTCACAAGCCCCTCGTCCACTCCCAACCGGATTGACGGCTATCGTGCCCCAGAGGTGACTGATGCTCGCAAGGTATCCCAAAAAGCAGATGTCTACAGCTTTGGTGTGTTGTTACTGGAATTGCTTACAGGGAAGGCACCTACTCAAGCCCTCTTGAACGAGGAAGGAGTGGACCTCCCCAGATGGGTTCAATCCATTGTTAAAGAGGAGTGGACTTCTGAGGTGTTTGACCTTGAGCTTCTCAGGTACCAGAATGTCGAGGAGGATATGGTTCAGCTCTTGCAGCTTGCCATTAATTGCACTGTTCAGTATCCAGATAAACGTCCATCAATGGCTGAGTTGACAAGCCAGATTGAGGAGATTTGCCATTCTAGCTTACACCCTGGGCCAGACACAAATCATGGTTTAATCCATGATTTGGAAGACAGGTCATCCCAGTAG